CTGTTCCAGATCGTCGAGTACCAGCATGTGAAGCCGGGCAAGGGCAAAGCCTTCGTCCGCATGAAGCTCAAGAACGTCGAGAGCGGCGCGGTGCTCGACAAGACCTTTCGTGCCGACGAGGACGTCGAGCGGGCGATAATCGAGAAGAAGGATCATCAGTATCTGTACCGGGATGACCTCGGTCTCCACTTCATGGACATGGAGACCTACGGCCAGTTCGCCGTCTCCGAAGATCTGATCGGTGACGACCAGCGCTACATGATCGAAGGCATGACCGTTGTGCTGGTGATGTACGAAGGAACACCTCTCGGTGTCGAGCTCCCGGCCGCCGTCGAGTTGAAGGTCACCGAAGCCGAGCCGGGCGTCAAGGGCGATCGGGTCTCCGGGGCGACCAAGCCCGTAACGGTGGAGACGGGCCTGGTGGTCCAGGTTCCGCTGTTCGTCGATGTCGACGACGTGATCAAGGTCGATACGCGCAGCGGCAACTACCTGACCCGCGCGTGACCTCGGAACCGCGCCATGAGGCTCTCGAGCGTCTCTACGAAGCCGAGCAACGCGGTTCGGAAGAAGCGGACCTCAGCGATATTTCCGCGAAAGCGGTCCGCATCATCCGCGGCGTTCTCGAACACAGAGAAGACCTCGATCGATCGATCGAGGAGACTTCAGAACACTGGCGGATGGATCGTATGCCGCCGGTGGATCGCACCGTGCTCCGTATCGGACTCTACGAGTTGCGTCATGAACCCGGGGTCCCTGCCGCGGTCATCGTGTCCGAAGCGGTCGAACTGG
The genomic region above belongs to Acidimicrobiia bacterium and contains:
- the efp gene encoding elongation factor P; translation: MISTNDVKPGMALQLSDGLFQIVEYQHVKPGKGKAFVRMKLKNVESGAVLDKTFRADEDVERAIIEKKDHQYLYRDDLGLHFMDMETYGQFAVSEDLIGDDQRYMIEGMTVVLVMYEGTPLGVELPAAVELKVTEAEPGVKGDRVSGATKPVTVETGLVVQVPLFVDVDDVIKVDTRSGNYLTRA
- the nusB gene encoding transcription antitermination factor NusB; protein product: MTSEPRHEALERLYEAEQRGSEEADLSDISAKAVRIIRGVLEHREDLDRSIEETSEHWRMDRMPPVDRTVLRIGLYELRHEPGVPAAVIVSEAVELAKTFSTERSGSFVNGVLGHLAQLERPPEGG